A single window of Nicotiana sylvestris chromosome 3, ASM39365v2, whole genome shotgun sequence DNA harbors:
- the LOC138887903 gene encoding uncharacterized protein — protein sequence MTDIMKRKFVALEISGKNYMTWVLDAEIYLDAMGLGDAIKYRNKASTQNCANAVIFLRHYLDEGITSKLKLCGNTITDYDMLEKTFTTFHASNMVLQQQYREKGFKKYSKLISLLLVAERNNELLMRNHENRPIGVYTIACSG from the exons atgactgacattatgaaaagaaagttcgttgcccttgaaatttcgggcaagaactatatgacatgggtgttggatgctgaaatctatttagatgcaatgggtcttggagacgccattaaaTACAGAAATAAAGCATCCACTCAAAACTGTGCTAATGCTGTAATTTTCTTGCGCCATtaccttgatgaagg aattacttctaaattgaaactctgtGGAAATACTATCACTGattatgatatgcttgaaaaaacgttCACAACAtttcatgcctccaatatggtcTTGCAACAGCAATACAGAGAGAAAGGTTTCAAGAAGTATTCTAagttgatttctcttctccttGTGGCTGAACGAAATAATGAGTTGCTCATGAGAAATCACGAAAATCGACCCATTGGGGTCTACACTATTGCCTGTAGTGGATGA